The genomic DNA GCACCGGTTCGAGCAAGCGCAGCTCTTCAATACCTTGCAACATATCGAGCCAAGGCAAGCGGAAGGCTTTACGCTGACTTTTGTCATACAAAGAGGCCAAGCAGGTGCCTAGCAACAAATTGCGTTGCAAGCGAGGGTATTGGTCAAAGTAATCGTGCCGTGTCAGTGTCTTCGTTTCATCAAATGCGTCAAGTAATTCGTGCCAAGACTCTGGCAGTGCTTTATCGGCCAAATGTTGAATCGGTTGAGCAAGCTTATCTGCCGCTTTATCATCTAAAAACGGTTGCCAACCTTTCGAGAGGATCCAGCGACTCAAATCGAGCAGCAAGTTGCAATACCGCGATGTATGCAGCAGCGCGACAATGTCCTCACGTTCAGGTAACCGTGCTTGTTCGGCCTTCAAGTTTTTCACCAAGGTTTTACGCGCGTTTAATTTGCGCAGGTACTGCCCTTTGTCTTCACATAAGCGGGCATTGGCCCACGCATCATCGAGCCACGCCAGCTCACCTTCGAACCATTGCAGCTCTTGGCGGAGTAAACTGCTTGCTCTGCGCGGCACTACACCGCCGAATAACACAAACGCCTGTCGGATCAACAAAACGGCATAGCGAATTTCTTGCAACGCCTCGAGTGACTCGCGCTCAATGTAAATCTGCTCGTGATAATGCCAGTGGTTCAGTGCGTGCTCGAGGATCCGAATTAGGGCTTTTTCTTGGCTATCATTAGCGCCGAGTTTAACGATGGATAAGGCTTTAACCGGATCGCCCTGATAGCCTGTTGCCAAGCGGTAGCCACGCGCCGCCTTGCTCAAATTACCGAGGCGTAGACCGCCATCATCCGCCAAACTACGTGCCAGCGAGAACAAGGCATCGGTTTGACCAGAAATCAGCTCCAGCTCAACCTCAGAAATCACATCCTTGTCACCGGTTTCGGTGGACACTTCGCCCTGATCGCTCGCCAATTCAATCTGACTGCCATCATCGGTCGCCAACAGCCATTGCTGGCGGACAAAATCGGTGGAAAACAACGGCTGAAGAGCCTGACTCAATGCATCAACATCAAGGTCATCGGGCCATGCGTCGACTGGGATCAAAGAAAGATCAGGTTCAGGTCCGTTAAGCTCGGCGTTGTATTCTGGGCGCTGATGCAGCCCAGCCACGACCCGACCCGCGGTTTTGAGGGTTTGAATGTACACACCATCAAAACGACGTACCCGCAAACCGATATCGTGTTTACGTAGGGTAAAATCTGGCGTATCGAAGTAGATGTTTCCCAGCTCACGCTGGCTTTGCTGTAGCTGTTTTACACTGACAATTTTATCGCGAATACGATGAGAAAAGTCAGAAGAGACAAAAAATTTGAGCTCTATCTCAGTGTCCATACGGGTACCTATAGCCAATTGCCTGACAAGGATATGAACAATTGATCCTGTCGGCAAGCGCTATCACTACCAGGCTTGATCACGCGCACTGAGGCAGAGATCACAAAAGCTATTTCTTTAGCCTATGTTCTGCGCTACCATCGCCGCTCCGATATACCATCGTTGAACTTTTCGCCTCTCTTTTTTGCCCGCTGGGCATGAGGCAACCAGGTAGATTACGGCTATGCCAGTCAATACAATTGTTGGGCTATTTGCAAAGAGCCCTATTAAACCACTGCAGCGTCACGTAAATCGTGTAAACGATTGTTGTGAGTTACTGATCCCCTTCTTTCATGCTTGCGAGCAACAAGATTGGGATAAGGCAAACCAACTCCGTCAGCAAATCTCAGATATTGAGAAAGATGCTGATACCCTAAAGCGCAATATCCGGCTTAAGTTACCACGAGGTCTCTTTATGCCCGTCGATCGCACGGACATGCTCGAGCTCCTCACCCAGCAAGACA from Salinivibrio kushneri includes the following:
- a CDS encoding inorganic triphosphatase is translated as MDTEIELKFFVSSDFSHRIRDKIVSVKQLQQSQRELGNIYFDTPDFTLRKHDIGLRVRRFDGVYIQTLKTAGRVVAGLHQRPEYNAELNGPEPDLSLIPVDAWPDDLDVDALSQALQPLFSTDFVRQQWLLATDDGSQIELASDQGEVSTETGDKDVISEVELELISGQTDALFSLARSLADDGGLRLGNLSKAARGYRLATGYQGDPVKALSIVKLGANDSQEKALIRILEHALNHWHYHEQIYIERESLEALQEIRYAVLLIRQAFVLFGGVVPRRASSLLRQELQWFEGELAWLDDAWANARLCEDKGQYLRKLNARKTLVKNLKAEQARLPEREDIVALLHTSRYCNLLLDLSRWILSKGWQPFLDDKAADKLAQPIQHLADKALPESWHELLDAFDETKTLTRHDYFDQYPRLQRNLLLGTCLASLYDKSQRKAFRLPWLDMLQGIEELRLLEPVRERVVEIDDEEDKKQAEKWLARKEESLFHAMTQSRQTGLRLTPYWQE